A genome region from Fusarium musae strain F31 chromosome 5, whole genome shotgun sequence includes the following:
- a CDS encoding hypothetical protein (EggNog:ENOG41) yields the protein MSDKTRQSSGGRSLFSRSKHKDKRLTEESRYPADDAASFRSSRHKRESSAISLDRPESSDGGINQMAGVITSIPYDAVGGGSRSPIPVEYLPKGEQMPVRREPLPHHLNKNGLDFHQYPSWDGTSAQSGAHSPGRQPLGYGYGNVTMASTGRQTQYQQWGPPRGSSSHSNNPPNPRYDSYMSSNARGSADNLSIQSGSTSFLDGRISRSPNVAMPSASSQSSYAASQHSNRDSHRFTKFPSGPPPGQSDPQGGFYFPKPDDDNVVEQMFLQLMQKRGWHNLPEQARRQMMAYPAQKKWTLIYQDRLTEWQGEQKRRQTARPNQYTATPDITTYSDEEGTPEWYVRRVMEDRLDTKGMGSLEVNLRTQQIGWVKRFVECQGQVALMTLLLKINRRTAQGPVQDNTRVDKNLDREYDIIKCVKALMNNKFGADDALIHQKVMVALASSLISPRLTTRKLVSEIITFLCTWGENAEGHLKVIQALDEVKTASGENGRFDAWMRLVEVTIDGRGKMGSLVGASEELRTGGIGMENLLMEYAVATLMLVNMIIDSPERDLELRIHIRAQFTACGIKRILTKMEEFQYELLDKQIERFRTNEAIDYEDMLERENSSIKDDVEGEVKDLTDPVQIADAIQQRLHGTKTNDYFISALQHLMLIRANDGEERLRMFQLVDSMLSYVAMDRRLPNMDLKQSLNFTVQSLLDKLHTDSEARQAQDEALESRQIAEAAMAERDEMKAQLELGADGLVAKLQKQLDEQSRFIDAQRRQADGLKAELDSMQTMRAKEAQRYELETRELYLMLRDAQDVAASKAIKSAAAASASASSKVAGPEDPARMQGILDRERLMERLQMQIERQKTQYKLEGRVWGDAVGPSDRLRALREEMDDRPGTPPGGGTPPRDFTNSVLGSIHRNTKIPRKPLKRRSDGEVIDEDDETEGEDGVIFEKPRIVEMKRPTIDPKQQAGLLGEIGSKVKKFDASDSEDDTTGPSHPSMETSSPITPPGDSETPKIEVTGAAPPPPPPPPPPPMPGQIPGAPPPPPPPPPPPMPGQLPGAPPPPPPLPGMLMPGGGPPPPPPPPLPGAGGMPPPPPPPLPGAMSGHFLARQPAFGAAPSIGLPVVRPKKKLKALHWEKVDAPETSHWAAHTPSAEAREEKYQELSKKGILDEVEKLFMAKEIKKIGIGNSSKKDDKKQIISSDLRKAYEIAFAKFSQYSVEKIVQMIIHCDPEILDNAVVMDFLQKDDLCNIPDNTVKQMAPYSKDWTGPDAKSQDRELDPSELTRQDQLYLYTAFELHHYWKSRMRALALTRSFEQEYEEINEKIRQVVTVSESLRDSVSLMNVLGLILDIGNYMNDANKQARGFKLSSLARLGMVKDDKNESTLADLVERIVRNQYPEWETFADDINGVMTAQKINIEQLQADAKKYIDNIRNIQMSLDSGNLSDPKQFHPQDRVSQIVQRIMKEARRKSEQMELYLEEMMKTYKDIMVFYGEDPADDGARRDFFAKLALFVGEWKKSRDKNVQVEETRKRNEASMKRKHTAQLKLTNANAEAGPTSPSNTGAMDSLLEKLRAAAPQARDQRDRRRRARLKDRHQVRVASGQKIPDLDEIPEVEAGLKNKEEPTEDESKMLSPGLSSPREGEDDVADRAAALLQGMRGGDGADDNDPERRETLRKARRQTAEEERRLRRRRRERATTNQSEENPDEQKEEPREEPKVEEGEAAKEPPKEEETPIEDDVPTPRAATTSDGAPEEEQGEKAQAQAQAQAQA from the exons ATGTCTGACAAGACGAGGCAGTCCTCTGGCGGCCGGTCTTTATTCTCACGAAGTAAGCACAAAGACAAGCGCTTGACCGAGGAATCGAGATACCCCGCAGACGATGCCGCCAGTTTTCGCTCCTCGCGCCACAAACGAGAGTCGTCTGCCATCTCGCTGGATCGCCCAGAATCTTCTGATGGCGGTATCAACCAGATGGCGGGCGTAATTACGTCGATACCCTACGATGCCGTTGGAGGTGGATCACGCTCTCCCATACCTGTCGAGTATCTGCCCAAGGGCGAGCAGATGCCAGTGCGCCGTGAACCTCTTCCGCACCACCTAAACAAAAATGGCCTGGACTTTCACCAATACCCGAGCTGGGATGGAACGTCGGCACAGTCTGGTGCTCATTCCCCAGGGCGACAACCTcttggatatggatatggcAATGTTACTATGGCTTCAACGGGCCGTCAGACCCAATATCAGCAATGGGGTCCGCCTAGGGGCAGCTCTTCCCACTCGAATAATCCTCCCAACCCCCGATACGACTCATATATGTCATCTAATGCTCGGGGCTCGGCTGATAATCTGAGCATTCAGTCAGGTAGTACAAGTTTCCTTGATGGAAGGATATCACGCTCACCAAATGTAGCTATGCCCAGTGCCTCTTCCCAAAGCTCTTATGCTGCTTCTCAGCACTCGAACCGCGATTCTCACCGGTTTACCAAATTTCCGTCTGGCCCCCCTCCAGGACAAAGCGATCCACAGGGTGGTTTCTATTTCCCCAAACCAGACGACGATAATGTGGTCGAGCAGATGTTCCTCCAACTGATGCAGAAGCGAGGATGGCACAATCTCCCCGAGCAGGCCAGGAGACAGATGATGGCCTACCCCGCCCAGAAGAAGTGGACGCTGATCTATCAGGATCGACTTACTGAATGGCAAGGCGAGCAGAAGCGCCGGCAGACAGCACGCCCGAACCAGTATACCGCGACTCCCGATATCACGACGTACTCCGACGAAGAAGGTACTCCTGAATGGTATGTGCGGCGAGTTATGGAGGATCGCCTTGACACGAAAGGTATGGGAAGTTTGGAAGTCAATTTGCGAACACAACAGATTGGTTGGGTCAAGAGATTCGTCGAGTGCCAGGGACAGGTCGCTCTTATGACCTTGCTGCTTAAGATCAACCGCAGGACAGCACAGGGGCCAGTCCAGGATAACACCCGTGTCGACAAGAATCTCGATCGCGAATATGATATTATCAAATGTGTAAAGGCGCTCATGAACAACAAATTCGGCGCCGACGATGCCTTGATTCACCAAAAGGTCATGGTAGCCCTTGCTAGCTCTCTTATATCTCCTCGTCTCACCACACGGAAGCTTGTCAGCGAGATCATAACCTTCCTATGCACCTGGGGAGAGAATGCCGAAGGTCATCTGAAGGTCATTCAGGCGCTGGACGAGGTCAAGACCGCATCTGGAGAAAATGGCCGATTCGATGCTTGGATGCGTTTGGTGGAGGTCACCATTGATGGTAGGGGCAAGATGGGAAGTTTGGTCGGTGCCAGCGAAGAATTGAGGACTGGAGGTATTGGAATGGAGAACTTGCTTATGGAATACGCCGTTGCGACTCTCATGCTCGTCAACATGATTATCGATTCGCCCGAGAGAGATTTGGAGTTGAGGATACACATTCGAGCCCAGTTTACAGCATGTGGTATCAAGCGAATATTgacgaagatggaggagttCCAATACGAACTCTTGGACAAACAGATTGAACGGTTCAGAACAAACGAGGCCATTGACTATGAGGATATGCTTGAGAGGGAGAATAGCAGTATCAAGGACGACGTCGAAGGCGAGGTCAAGGATCTGACTGATCCCGTTCAAATTGCCGATGCCATTCAGCAGCGCCTTCATggcaccaagaccaacgacTACTTCATTTCGGCTCTACAGCATCTTATGCTCATCCGAGCAAATGATGGCGAGGAGCGCCTACGCATGTTCCAGTTGGTTGATTCCATGCTTAGCTACGTTGCTATGGACCGGCGACTGCCGAACATGGATCTCAAGCAGAGTCTCAACTTCACGGTCCAAAGTCTCCTTGACAAATTGCATACGGACTCGGAAGCCAGGCAAGCCCaggatgaggctcttgaATCGCGACAAATCGCTGAGGCCGCAATGGCTGAgcgtgatgagatgaaggctCAGCTTGAGCTGGGTGCTGATGGACTAGTTGCCAAATTACAAAAGCAACTGGACGAGCAATCTCGATTCATTGATGCTCAAAGAAGACAGGCAGACGGACTCAAAGCTGAATTGGACAGTATGCAGACTATGAGAGCCAAGGAAGCCCAGCGATACGAGTTGGAAACAAGAGAGCTATACCTGATGCTTCGAGATGCACAGGACGTAGCTGcttccaaggccatcaaaagcgctgctgctgctagcGCCAGCGCCAGCAGCAAGGTGGCTGGCCCTGAAGACCCTGCTCGGATGCAGGGTATCCTGGATCGCGAACGCCTCATGGAGCGGTTACAGATGCAGATCGAGCGGCAGAAGACACAATACAAGCTCGAGGGACGTGTTTGGGGAGATGCTGTTGGGCCTTCAGACCGTCTTCGAGCCCTGCGCGAGGAGATGGACGACAGGCCTGGAACACCTCCTGGTGGTGGTACGCCTCCTCGGGACTTCACCAACAGCGTTCTGGGCAGCATCCACCGCAATACCAAGATTCCACGCAAGCCCCTTAAGAGACGTTCTGATGGCGAGGTGatcgatgaggacgatgagactGAGGGCGAGGACGGTGTCATCTTCGAGAAGCCCAGAATCGTCGAGATGAAGCGACCTACGATAGACCCCAAGCAGCAAGCTGGCTTGCTTGGTGAGATTGgttccaaggtcaagaagttcGATGCCAGTGATTCTGAAGATGACACCACCGGTCCTTCTCACCCTAGTATGGAGACTTCATCACCCATCACTCCACCAGGTGACAGCGAAACTCCCAAAATCGAAGTCACTGGTGctgctcctccgcctccgccgccacctccacctcctccgATGCCTGGTCAAATACCCGGAGctccgccgccgcctcctccgcctccaccTCCCCCAATGCCAGGCCAGCTTCCTGgtgctcctccgcctccgccccCCTTGCCTGGCATGCTGATGCCAGGTGGtggacctcctcctccaccaccgcctcctTTACCTGGTGCTGGAGGTATGCCCCCTCCACCACCCCCTCCCCTGCCTGGTGCTATGTCTGGGCACTTCTTGGCCCGACAACCCGCTTTCGGGGCTGCACCAAGCATTGGCCTGCCCGTGGTTCgtcccaagaagaagctcaaggccctGCATTGGGAGAAGGTTGATGCCCCTGAGACCAGTCACTGGGCAGCCCACACACCTTCTGCTGAAGCCCGAGAGGAGAAGTATCAGGAGCTCAGCAAGAAGGGCATTCTCGACGAGGTCGAGAAACTGTTCATGGctaaggagatcaagaagattggTATAGGAAACTCTTCTAAGAAGGATGACAAGAAGCAAATCATCTCTTCTGATCTCCGCAAGGCGTATG AAATtgcttttgccaagtttTCACAGTACTCTGTCGAGAAGATTGTTCAAATGATCATTCACTGCGATCCAGAGATTCTAGACAACGCTGTAGTGATGGACTTTTTGCAGAAGGATGACCTCTGTAACATCCCCGACAATACAGTCAAGCAAATGGCGCCGTATAGCaaggactggactggacctGATGCCAAATCTCAAGACCGTGAACTTGATCCCTCGGAGCTGACTCGACAAGATCAGCTTTACCTCTACACGGCTTTTGAGTTACACCACTACTGGAAAAGTCGAATGAGGGCCCTTGCTCTTACTAGAAGCTTTGAACAAGAGTACGAAGAGATTAACGAGAAAATCCGACAGGTTGTGACAGTATCGGAGTCGCTACGCGATTCCGTTTCATTGATGAACGTACTTGGCCTTATTTTGGATATTGGTAATTACATGAATGATGCGAACAAGCAAGCACGtggcttcaagctcagcTCTCTTGCAAGATTGGGTATGGTCAAGGACGACAAGAACGAGTCAACATTGGCCGACCTCGTGGAGCGTATTGTACGGAATCAGTACCCTGAGTGGGAGACATTTGCGGATGATATCAACGGAGTCATGACGGCACAGAAGATCAACATTGAGCAACTTCAGGCGGATGCGAAGAAATACATCGACAATATTCGAAACATTCAAATGTCGCTGGATTCTGGTAACCTAAGCGACCCCAAGCAGTTCCATCCCCAGGACCGTGTGAGTCAAATTGTCCAACGTATTATGAAGGAAGCCAGAAGAAAATCCGAGCAGATGGAGCTGTACTTGgaagagatgatgaagacataCAAAGATATCATGGTATTTTACGGCGAGGACCCCGCAGATGATGGGGCCCGTCGGGATTTCTTTGCCAAGTTGGCATTGTTCGTGGGAGAGTGGAAGAAGTCTCGTGACAAGAACGTGCAGGTGGAAGAGACAAGGAAGCGTAACGAGGCGTCAATGAAACGGAAGCACACAGCACAACTTAAACTTACCAACGCCAACGCCGAGGCGGGACCTACGTCTCCATCCAATACCGGCGCTATGGACTCTCTCCTGGAGAAGCTACGTGCAGCTGCGCCGCAAGCTCGGGACCAGAGAGACCGAAGAAGGCGTGCGCGACTCAAGGATCGTCACCAGGTCCGCGTCGCGTCAGGACAGAAGATTCCTGACCTCGACGAAATCCCAGAAGTGGAAGCTggcctcaagaacaaggaggaACCCACCGAAGACGAAAGCAAGATGCTCAGTCCCGGCCTCTCGTCGCCTCGTGAAGGTGAAGACGACGTTGCCGATAGAGCAGCAGCTCTTCTACAAGGCATGCGCGGTGGTGATGGCGCAGATGACAACGATCctgagaggagagaaaccCTTCGAAAAGCCAGACGGCAAACagcggaggaagagagacgaCTACGAAGACGGCGAAGAGAAAGGGCCACTACAAACCAGTCAGAAGAGAACCCCGACGAACAAAAGGAAGAACCCAGGGAAGAGCCAAAGGtagaagaaggagaggcaGCCAAAGAGCCGccgaaggaagaagaaacgcctatagaagatgatgttccaACACCTAGAGCAGCGACTACCAGCGACGGTGccccagaagaagagcaaggggaaaaggcacaggcacaggcacaggcacaggcacaggcatag
- a CDS encoding hypothetical protein (EggNog:ENOG41), giving the protein MSVIKTLIVPAVISLILFILLTYVLIPLWRRYARYSQYLPLDTLSSQTSSLRQRITSRIATWRSNRAVAFASEDVSDDGLEDDDGEELGSVDEDTWRQMEADTRAARPDNARRLSRE; this is encoded by the exons ATGTCTGTTATCAAG ACGCTCATTGTTCCCGCCGTCATCTCCTTGatactcttcatcctcctcacttACGTCCTCATTCCCCTCTGGCGCCGATATGCTCGCTACAGCCAGTACCTACCTCTCGACACACTCTCCTCCCAAACATCGTCTCTGCGACAGCGCATAACGTCCCGAATAGCCACTTGGCGCTCCAATCGCGCAGTCGCATTCGCATCCGAGGACGTCTCCGATGATGGActggaagacgatgatggagaggaacTTGGGAGCGTCGATGAGGATACGTGGCGCCAGATGGAGGCTGATACTCGTGCTGCACGGCCAGACAACGCCAGGCGATTAAGTAGAGAGTAA
- a CDS encoding hypothetical protein (EggNog:ENOG41) — MDPQEENLIRKSIGAPKIDVLPGQQEQSNLPTGPSTEMQENRSQAEIIKQKTAEIPPAVGNADDPDAITPAEASTSFVLPKIDNQPPIEFPTTGETGRSDVGAASTNGVVGNKNRTNPTATIDIEPRSLVHKAASVPDLGSINRKTNVDPGGDMTEKKPETVDIFPDPPKDDPKKSAEEVAQPIAA; from the coding sequence ATGGACCCTCAAGAAGAAAACCTTATCAGAAAATCCATTGGCGCCCCTAAGATTGATGTCCTCCCGGGTCAGCAGGAGCAGAGTAACCTGCCCACAGGCCCAAGCACCGAGATGCAAGAGAACCGAAGCCAGGCTGAAATAATAAAGCAAAAGACAGCTGAAATCCCTCCAGCAGTCGGGAACGCTGACGATCCTGATGCGATCACTCCTGCTGAAGCTTCCACTTCGTTTGTGTTACCTAAAATCGATAACCAACCTCCTATCGAATTTCCTACAACAGGAGAGACAGGCAGATCTGACGTGGGAGCCGCATCAACTAATGGTGTCGTAGGAAATAAGAACAGGACGAATCCCACAGCGACCATTGACATTGAGCCTCGGTCGCTCGTGCACAAGGCTGCCTCGGTACCAGACCTGGGCTCTATCAACAGAAAGACCAATGTTGATCCTGGGGGAGATATGACAGAGAAAAAACCCGAAACAGTGGATATTTTCCCTGATCCACCGAAGGATGATCCAAAGAAGTCAGCCGAAGAAGTTGCTCAGCCGATAGCTGCATGA